In Oryza glaberrima chromosome 8, OglaRS2, whole genome shotgun sequence, the following are encoded in one genomic region:
- the LOC127782232 gene encoding D-3-phosphoglycerate dehydrogenase 1, chloroplastic-like, producing MATAAAASRAALSRPHAAAAAARASPAAGARVTLPRRRSVRSAVISSSASAAAVAASEPAAGRVTLGAGTDGALWPKPAVLVAEKLSEAGLAVLRGFADVECAYGMSPAELLAKVAQFDALIVRSGTKVTREVLEAGRGRLRVVGRAGVGIDNVDLQAATEAGCLVVNAPTANTVAAAEHGIALLASMARNVSQADAALKAGKWQRTKYVGVSLVGKTLAVMGFGKVGSEVARRAKGLGMHVIAHDPYAPADRARAIGAELVSFDEAIGRADFISLHMPLTPATSKVFNDESFAKMKNGVRIINVARGGVIDEDALVRALDSGKVAQAALDVFTEEPPAKDSKLVLHENVTVTPHLGASTVEAQEGVAIEIAEAVVGALRGELAATAVNAPMVPAEVMSELAPYVSLAEKLGKLAVQLVAGESGGIKGVKVVYTTARGPDDLDTRLLRAMVTKGIVEPVSSTFVNLVNADYTAKQRGLRITEERVSHESPAAEAPLESIQVRLSHVQSKFAGAISDGGDIVLEGRVKYGVPHLTVVGPYEVDVSLEGNLILCRQIDQPGMIGKVGNILGQTNVNISFMSVGRTFRGKQAIMAIGVDEEPDKETLEHIGHIPAIEEFVFLEL from the exons atggcaaccgccgccgccgcctcacgcgCCGCCCTCTCAAggcctcacgccgccgccgccgcggcgcgcgcgagcCCCGCCGCGGGGGCGCGGGTGACGCTCCCGCGGCGCCGAAGCGTCCGATCCGCGGTgatctcgtcgtcggcgtccgcggcggcggtggcggcgtcggagccggcggcggggagggtgACGCTGGGCGCGGGGACGGACGGGGCGCTGTGGCCGAAGCCGGCGGTGCTGGTGGCGGAGAAGCTGAGCGAGGCCGGGCTGGCGGTGCTGCGCGGGTTCGCGGACGTGGAGTGCGCGTACGGGATGTCCCCCGCGGAGCTCCTCGCCAAGGTGGCGCAGTTCGACGCGCTCATCGTGCGCAGCGGCACCAAGGTGACGAGGGAGGTGCTGGAGgccgggcgcgggcggctgcgcGTGGTGGGCCGCGCCGGCGTCGGGATCGACAACGTCGACCTCCAGGCCGCCACCGAGGCCGGCTGCCTCGTCGTCAACGCCCCCACCGCcaacaccgtcgccgccgccgagcacggcATCGCGCTCCTCGCCTCCATGGCGCGCAACGTCTCCCAGGCCGACGCCGCCCTCAAGGCCG GGAAATGGCAAAGAACCAAGTACGTTGGAGTTTCTCTGGTCGGGAAGACACTTGCGGTCATGGGCTTTGGCAAGGTTGGTTCAGAGGTAGCCAGGCGGGCGAAAGGGCTCGGTATGCATGTGATTGCTCATGATCCGTACGCCCCTGCCGATAGGGCTCGTGCCATTGGAGCTGAACTGGTCTCTTTCGATGAGGCCATTGGCAGAGCCGACTTCATCTCCCTTCACATGCCTCTCACCCCAGCAACATCCAAGGTCTTCAACGACGAATCCTTTGCTAAGATGAAGAATGGAGTTCGGATCATCAATGTGGCCAGGGGTGGAGTGATCGACGAAGATGCTCTTGTCAGAGCCCTTGACTCTGGCAAAGTTGCTCAG GCAGCCCTTGATGTCTTCACTGAGGAGCCCCCAGCCAAGGACAGCAAGCTAGTCCTCCATGAGAATGTTACTGTTACACCCCATCTTGGAGCAAGTACAGTGGAGGCCCAG GAGGGCGTCGCTATCGAGATAGCCGAAGCTGTCGTCGGTGCACTGAGAGGTGAGCTCGCAGCAACAGCCGTGAATGCTCCCATGGTCCCAGCTGAG GTCATGTCAGAGCTTGCCCCGTATGTTTCACTGGCAGAGAAGCTGGGCAAGCTGGCGGTGCAGCTCGTCGCAGGCGAGAGCGGCGGCATCAAGGGCGTCAAGGTGGTGTACACCACGGCCCGTGGCCCGGACGACCTCGACACGAGGCTCCTCCGCGCCATGGTGACCAAGGGCATCGTGGAGCCCGTGTCGAGCACGTTCGTCAACCTGGTGAACGCCGACTACACGGCGAAGCAGCGCGGCCTGCGCATCACCGAGGAGCGGGTCTCCCACGAGAGCCCCGCCGCGGAGGCGCCGCTGGAGTCCATCCAGGTGAGGCTCTCACACGTCCAGTCCAAGTTCGCCGGCGCCatcagcgacggcggcgacatcgTCCTCGAGGGGAGGGTCAAGTACGGCGTGCCGCACCTCACCGTCGTCGGGCCCTACGAGGTGGACGTCAGCCTGGAGGGCAATCTGATCCTGTGCCGGCAGATCGACCAGCCCGGCATGATCGGCAAGGTCGGCAACATCCTCGGCCAGACGAACGTCAACATCAGCTTCATGAGCGTCGGCCGGACCTTCCGCGGCAAGCAGGCCATCATGGCCATCGGCGTCGACGAGGAGCCCGACAAGGAGACCCTCGAGCACATCGGCCACATCCCGGCGATCGAGGAGTTCGTCTTCCTCGAGCTATaa